One genomic segment of Equus przewalskii isolate Varuska chromosome 13, EquPr2, whole genome shotgun sequence includes these proteins:
- the TLX3 gene encoding T-cell leukemia homeobox protein 3 yields MTQSLSGPRTLGKVSVRREAPGAPWLRRNGDPAASPPSPAQPFRPPRMEAPASAQTPHPHEPISFGIDQILNSPDQDSAPAPRGPDGASYLGGPPGGRPGATYPSLPASFAGLGAPFEDAGSYSVNLSLAPAGVIRVPAHRPLPGAVPPPLPSALPAMPSVPTVSSLGGLNFPWMESSRRFVKDRFTAAAALTPFTVTRRIGHPYQNRTPPKRKKPRTSFSRVQICELEKRFHRQKYLASAERAALAKSLKMTDAQVKTWFQNRRTKWRRQTAEEREAERQQASRLMLQLQHDAFQKSLNDSIQPDPLCLHNSSLFALQNLQPWEEDSSKVPAVTSLV; encoded by the exons ATGACACAGAGCCTGTCGGGCCCGCGCACTCTTGGCAAAGTTTCAGTGCGACGAGAGGCGCCGGGCGCTCCATGGCTGCGCCGTAACGGGGACCCAGCCGCCTccccgcccagcccagcccagcccttccGCCCGCCCAGGATGGAGGCGCCCGCCAGCGCGCAGACCCCGCACCCGCACGAACCCATCAGCTTCGGCATCGACCAGATCCTCAACAGCCCGGACCAGGACAGTGCACCAGCCCCGCGGGGCCCCGACGGCGCCAGCTACCTGGGAGGGCCCCCCGGGGGCCGTCCGGGCGCCACTTACCCATCTTTACCCGCCTCCTTTGCCGGCCTCGGCGCGCCCTTCGAGGACGCGGGATCTTACAGTGTCAACCTAAGCCTGGCGCCCGCTGGCGTGATCCGGGTGCCAGCGCACAGGCCGCTACCCGGGGCCGTGCCGCCGCCTCTGCCTAGCGCGCTGCCCGCCATGCCCTCCGTGCCCACGGTCTCCAGCCTGGGCGGCCTCAATTTCCCCTGGATGGAGAGCAGCCGCCGCTTCGTGAAAGATCGTTTCACAG CGGCGGCGGCGCTCACGCCCTTCACCGTGACCCGGCGCATCGGCCACCCCTACCAGAACCGGACGCCGCCCAAGCGTAAGAAGCCGCGCACGTCCTTTTCTCGGGTGCAGATCTGCGAGCTGGAAAAGCGCTTCCACCGCCAGAAGTACCTGGCCTCGGCCGAGAGGGCGGCGCTCGCCAAGTCCCTCAAAATGACGGACGCGCAGGTCAAGACCTGGTTCCAAAACCGGAGGACCAAGTGGCG GCGGCAGACGGCGGAGGAGCGGGAGGCGGAGCGGCAGCAGGCAAGCCGGCTCATGCTGCAGCTGCAGCACGACGCCTTCCAAAAGAGCCTCAACGACTCCATCCAGCCCGACCCGCTCTGTCTGCACAACTCGTCGCTCTTTGCTCTGCAGAATCTGCAGCCCTGGGAGGAGGATAGCTCCAAGGTCCCCGCCGTCACCTCTCTGGTGTGA